In the Haliaeetus albicilla chromosome 7, bHalAlb1.1, whole genome shotgun sequence genome, one interval contains:
- the LOC104316025 gene encoding gametocyte-specific factor 1 isoform X1, which produces MELEDDFDVLDPERLIQCPYNKHHRIRACRFPYHLVKCKKSYPEVAKELATCPFNARHLVPQADLSDHIMKCNDKGFIEQDIVNQSSGFQREQMNAVSTWQAPPCDEDWETESLEQSDSPFVWGMTNSGINSSSTTFEQKNCLPSRVRAPESLPYAISWKG; this is translated from the exons ATGGAGCTGGAGGATGACTTCG ATGTTTTGGATCCAGAGAGATTAATACAATGTCCATATAATAAACATCATCGAATCAGAGCCTGTCGGTTTCCCTATCACCTTGTAAAGTGTAAGAAG AGCTACCCTGAAGTTGCAAAGGAATTGGCTACGTGCCCCTTCAATGCTCGCCATCTAGTTCCTCAAGCTGACCTCAGCGATCATATAATGAAGTGCAATGACAAAGGGTTCATTGAGCAAGATATAG tGAATCAGTCCTCTGGCTTCCAGAGGGAGCAGATGAATGCTGTGAGCACGTGGCAGGCACCTCCATGTGATGAAGACTGGGAAACAG AGTCATTGGAGCAGTCAGATTCCCCTTTTGTTTGGGGCATGACCAACTCTGGCATAAACAG TTCCAGTACCACCTTTGAACAAAAGAATTGCTTGCCTTCAAGAGTACGTGCCCCTGAGTCCTTGCCATATGCCATATCATGGAAAGGAT AA
- the LOC104316025 gene encoding gametocyte-specific factor 1 isoform X2: MELEDDFDVLDPERLIQCPYNKHHRIRACRFPYHLVKCKKSYPEVAKELATCPFNARHLVPQADLSDHIMKCNDKGFIEQDIVNQSSGFQREQMNAVSTWQAPPCDEDWETESLEQSDSPFVWGMTNSGINSTTFEQKNCLPSRVRAPESLPYAISWKG, from the exons ATGGAGCTGGAGGATGACTTCG ATGTTTTGGATCCAGAGAGATTAATACAATGTCCATATAATAAACATCATCGAATCAGAGCCTGTCGGTTTCCCTATCACCTTGTAAAGTGTAAGAAG AGCTACCCTGAAGTTGCAAAGGAATTGGCTACGTGCCCCTTCAATGCTCGCCATCTAGTTCCTCAAGCTGACCTCAGCGATCATATAATGAAGTGCAATGACAAAGGGTTCATTGAGCAAGATATAG tGAATCAGTCCTCTGGCTTCCAGAGGGAGCAGATGAATGCTGTGAGCACGTGGCAGGCACCTCCATGTGATGAAGACTGGGAAACAG AGTCATTGGAGCAGTCAGATTCCCCTTTTGTTTGGGGCATGACCAACTCTGGCATAAACAG TACCACCTTTGAACAAAAGAATTGCTTGCCTTCAAGAGTACGTGCCCCTGAGTCCTTGCCATATGCCATATCATGGAAAGGAT AA
- the LOC138686229 gene encoding uncharacterized protein — translation MLLTYLEEDFLVALPVLCLIQRQAGFDFANTSPTYADSLANVLPRAKCIERKTAETFGTAWLPGDATASDHWSELRGREEREARGTSLKRAAFGCSADVCSGRQSRASSCKGSCKQSHFTAPSQHPLPAQDPSSTWEASSAQIDAALPGVGYFALEVSLLENYCPCAVTVGLGRCRSSIKVGPSPHSLIHSSRLHLLGNKVHLRTHDMSCYNQCLPCQPCGPTPLANSCNEPCVRQCQDSTVVIQPSPVVVTLPGPILSSFPQNTAVGSSTSAAVGSILSSEGVPISSGGFGLSGFGSRYCGTRCLPC, via the exons ATGCTGCTGACCTACCTGGAAGAAGACTTTCTTGTTGCCCTCCCCGTGCTTTGCCTGATTCAACGCCAGGCGGGCTTTGATTTTGCTAACACCAGCCCCACATATGCAGACAGCCTGGCAAATGTCCTCCCCAGAGCAAAGTGCATCGAGAGGAAGACAGCCGAAACCTTTGGCACGGCCTGGCTGCCTGGAGATGCCACAGCTAGTGACCACTGGAGCGAgctgagagggagggaggagagagaagcccGTGGCACGTCCTTAAAAAGAGCAGCCTTTGGGTGCTCTGCTGATGTGTGCAGCGGCAGGCAGAGCCGGGCCTCTTCCTGCAAAGGGAGTTGCAAACAATCGCACTTCACTGCCCCAAGCCAACATCCCCTGCCTGCACAGGACCCCTCCAGCACGTGGGAGGCATCTTCTGCCCAAATTGACGCAGCCCTGCCCGGG GTAGGATATTTTGCTTTGGAGGTGAGTCTGTTGGAAAATTACTGCCCGTGTGCAGTGACTGTGGGCCTGGGGCGGTGCAGGAGCAGTATAAAAGTGGGCCCTTCTCCTCACTCTCTCATCCACTCCTCTCGCCTCCATCTCCTTGGGAACAAG gTGCACCTCCGGACCCACGACATGTCCTGCTACAACCAgtgcctgccctgccagccctgcggccCGACCCCGCTGGCCAACAGCTGCAAtgagccctgtgtcaggcagtgccaggactCCACCGTCGTCATCCAGCCCTCCcccgtggtggtgaccctgcccggccccatcctcagctccttcccacaGAACACCGCCGTGGGATCCTCCACCTCCGCTGCCGTtggcagcatcctcagctctGAGGGAGTGCCCATCTCCTCCGGGGGCTTTGGCCTCTCTGGCTTTGGCAGCCGCTACTGCGGCACGAGGTGCCTTCCCTGCTAA
- the LOC138686028 gene encoding feather beta keratin-like, giving the protein MSSIRESVGKLLPVYSMTAHLGRCWSSIKARANTQSFIHFFHLFLLEDQVHLRTHDMSCYNQCLPCQPCGPTPLANSCNEPCVRQCQDSTVVIEPPAVVVTLPGPILSSFPQNTAVGSSTSAAVGSILSSEGVPISSGGFGLSGFGSRYCGRRCLPC; this is encoded by the exons ATGTCTTCAATTAGAGAGTCTGTTGGAAAATTACTGCCTGTATATAGCATGACTGCGCACCTGGGGCGGTGCTGGAGCAGTATAAAAGCCAGAGCAAATACCCAGTCTTTCATACACTTCTTTCACCTCTTTCTCCTTGAGGATCAG gtACACCTCCGGACCCACGACATGTCCTGCTACAACCAgtgcctgccctgccagccctgcggccCGACCCCGCTGGCCAACAGCTGCAAtgagccctgtgtcaggcagtgccaggactCCACCGTCGTCATCGAGCCCCCTGCtgtggtggtgaccctgcccggccccatcctcagctccttcccacaGAACACCGCCGTGGGATCCTCCACCTCCGCTGCCGTtggcagcatcctcagctctGAGGGAGTGCCCATCTCCTCCGGGGGCTTTGGCCTCTCCGGCTTTGGCAGCCGCTACTGCGGCAGGAGGTGCCTCCCCTGCTAA